Proteins from a single region of Bdellovibrio bacteriovorus:
- a CDS encoding pirin family protein gives MSSTQNHILMEIEPRMITLGAANGPTVHRLIPYAKKRMVGPFTFFDYLPATDFNESQGMDVRPHPHIGLSTLSYLLEGQVLHHDSLGSKQILSPGDVNWMTAGSGISHSERVPEHLRGKPHRLNLLQFWIALPKDQEDREPSFKHHPQNTIPRFKVGDADVVLVAGEAFGKKSPVDVYSKLFFMDVRLKPGQTFEFDPGTDELAFYIIKGSLKMDGKTIPPDDFVVLEPDSKLKVVADEETQFMVLGGTAFPEPRHMFWNYVSSSKEKIVAANDRWIAQDFPQVPGEPDNIYAPELKVNPTPMS, from the coding sequence ATGAGTTCTACACAAAACCACATCCTTATGGAAATCGAACCGCGCATGATCACCCTGGGTGCGGCCAATGGTCCCACCGTGCACCGCCTGATTCCCTACGCAAAAAAACGCATGGTAGGCCCCTTCACATTTTTCGATTACCTGCCTGCCACCGACTTTAACGAAAGCCAAGGTATGGATGTCAGACCTCATCCCCATATCGGGCTTTCGACTTTAAGTTATCTTTTAGAAGGACAAGTTTTGCATCATGATTCGTTGGGCAGCAAACAAATCCTTTCCCCCGGGGATGTGAATTGGATGACCGCCGGCAGTGGGATCTCGCACTCTGAAAGAGTCCCGGAACACTTGCGTGGCAAGCCTCACCGTTTAAACCTATTGCAATTCTGGATCGCCCTGCCAAAGGATCAAGAAGACCGCGAGCCGTCGTTTAAGCATCATCCGCAAAACACCATTCCGCGCTTTAAAGTGGGTGACGCAGATGTCGTTTTAGTGGCCGGAGAAGCCTTCGGGAAAAAGTCGCCCGTGGATGTGTATTCGAAACTTTTCTTTATGGATGTTCGCTTAAAACCCGGACAGACTTTCGAGTTTGATCCCGGCACCGATGAGCTGGCTTTTTACATCATCAAAGGCTCTTTAAAAATGGATGGCAAGACCATTCCACCCGATGACTTTGTGGTGCTAGAACCAGATTCAAAATTGAAAGTCGTCGCAGACGAAGAAACGCAGTTTATGGTCTTAGGGGGAACGGCTTTCCCTGAACCTCGTCATATGTTCTGGAATTATGTTTCTTCTTCGAAAGAAAAAATCGTCGCTGCCAATGACCGCTGGATCGCTCAAGATTTTCCGCAAGTTCCCGGAGAGCCCGATAATATTTATGCTCCGGAACTTAAAGTAAATCCGACTCCGATGTCGTAA
- a CDS encoding AMP nucleosidase, whose translation MKTKKEIVENWLPRYTGVPMEEFGQYILLTNFGNYVRMFAERMNVPVKGGDRPMQSATAENITILNFGMGSALAATCMDLLTAINPKAVLFLGKCGGLKKKNQLGDFILPIAAIRGEGTSNEYLPKEIPALPSFRLQKAVSSTIAKHQCDYWTGTVYTTNRRVWEHDEAFKDYLAKTRAMAVDMETATIFVTGFVNEIPRGALLLVSDNPMTPDGIKTEESDKKVTANYVEQHLAIGIDALRELRDSGESVKHLRWD comes from the coding sequence ATGAAAACGAAAAAGGAAATTGTAGAGAATTGGTTGCCGCGTTACACGGGGGTTCCCATGGAGGAATTTGGGCAATACATTCTGCTTACGAATTTCGGTAACTATGTCCGCATGTTCGCAGAGCGCATGAATGTGCCGGTGAAGGGCGGCGATCGCCCCATGCAATCAGCCACAGCTGAAAACATCACGATCTTAAATTTTGGTATGGGCAGTGCTTTAGCTGCGACCTGCATGGACTTGTTAACGGCCATCAATCCCAAGGCGGTTTTATTCTTAGGAAAATGCGGGGGTTTAAAAAAGAAAAACCAATTGGGGGATTTCATTTTACCTATCGCCGCCATTCGCGGTGAAGGCACAAGTAACGAATATCTGCCAAAAGAAATCCCGGCCCTGCCTTCTTTCCGCTTACAGAAAGCGGTGTCTTCAACAATCGCCAAGCACCAGTGCGATTATTGGACGGGAACGGTTTACACCACCAATCGCCGCGTGTGGGAGCATGACGAGGCCTTTAAAGATTACTTAGCTAAAACTCGGGCGATGGCCGTGGATATGGAAACAGCCACGATTTTTGTGACCGGCTTTGTGAATGAAATTCCGCGTGGGGCCTTGTTGTTGGTTTCAGATAATCCCATGACTCCAGACGGGATCAAAACGGAAGAGTCCGATAAAAAGGTCACGGCTAATTATGTAGAACAGCACCTTGCCATCGGGATTGATGCGCTTCGCGAGTTAAGAGACTCAGGGGAGTCGGTAAAACACCTGCGCTGGGACTAG
- a CDS encoding Dps family protein — protein MDHKSRIDIGIPESDRVKIAEGLSKLLADSYTLYLKTHNFHWNVTGPMFRTLHLMFEEQYTELALAVDVIAERIRSLGANAPGTYQAFAKLTSIEEPEGVPEAKEMIRQLVQGQEAVVKTARALFPRVEKAGDEASADLLTQRMQLHEKNAWMLRSLLE, from the coding sequence ATGGACCATAAATCGCGCATCGATATCGGTATTCCAGAATCTGATCGCGTAAAAATCGCCGAAGGCTTATCCAAGCTTCTTGCAGATTCTTACACTCTTTACCTTAAAACTCACAACTTCCATTGGAATGTCACGGGACCTATGTTCCGCACACTGCATCTGATGTTTGAAGAACAATACACAGAGCTAGCGCTTGCCGTTGACGTGATTGCAGAGCGCATCCGTTCATTGGGAGCAAATGCTCCGGGCACTTACCAAGCTTTTGCGAAACTAACTTCTATCGAAGAACCAGAAGGTGTTCCAGAAGCCAAAGAAATGATTCGTCAATTGGTTCAAGGTCAAGAGGCTGTCGTAAAAACAGCTCGTGCGCTTTTCCCACGCGTTGAAAAAGCGGGTGACGAAGCCAGTGCGGATCTTTTAACTCAACGTATGCAATTGCACGAAAAAAATGCGTGGATGCTTAGATCACTACTTGAGTAG
- a CDS encoding DUF4421 family protein produces the protein MNRLISLMLLLVPLSAFSSFEEIQKPYLLRPFLELPTYSFYLGAPDIKGYAFVPNYATRLGLTAGWKENQITLAFSLPIPKEEIDRRGRSEQQSLIIHTHIFDYDIDIYSQYYRGFYAGNPVTEFSFNKSERYTQFPDASVTNMGANLYIVFDDTRYSPRAAFDQTKIPLVDGGSWFVMPFLNYLVLDMGDKIILGSESDALQTFPDVNHLHLVSLGSTVGYGHTWLIPAYAAAFSAQSSLGPAIQSQTLENPGVAPEKTWGFSAKWGLKLSLAHNSQDQMVGARIFLDTLYSRLGTQDIYSTLMAGQVFYGYRF, from the coding sequence ATGAATCGCCTTATTTCACTGATGCTTCTGCTGGTGCCGCTAAGTGCCTTTTCTTCGTTTGAAGAAATTCAAAAGCCGTATTTACTGCGCCCCTTCTTAGAACTTCCGACCTATTCATTTTACTTGGGCGCTCCCGATATCAAAGGATATGCCTTTGTCCCGAACTATGCCACCCGCCTAGGTTTGACCGCCGGGTGGAAAGAAAACCAAATCACCTTGGCCTTTTCTTTACCCATCCCCAAAGAGGAAATCGATCGCCGTGGAAGGTCTGAACAACAAAGTCTTATTATCCACACGCACATCTTTGATTATGATATCGATATTTACTCCCAATATTATCGAGGCTTTTATGCTGGCAATCCGGTGACCGAGTTTTCTTTTAATAAATCAGAACGCTACACCCAATTTCCAGATGCCTCTGTCACCAATATGGGGGCAAACCTTTATATTGTTTTTGATGACACCCGTTACAGCCCGCGCGCGGCCTTTGATCAAACTAAAATCCCGTTGGTCGATGGCGGCAGTTGGTTTGTGATGCCCTTTTTAAATTATCTGGTTCTAGATATGGGCGATAAAATTATTTTAGGATCAGAAAGTGATGCCTTGCAAACCTTCCCCGACGTGAATCACCTGCATCTGGTCAGCTTAGGGAGCACGGTCGGTTATGGTCACACGTGGCTGATACCGGCTTATGCCGCGGCTTTTTCGGCGCAATCCTCATTAGGCCCCGCGATCCAAAGCCAAACTTTAGAAAATCCAGGAGTGGCGCCAGAAAAAACCTGGGGCTTTTCGGCGAAATGGGGATTAAAACTTTCCTTAGCGCACAACTCTCAAGATCAAATGGTCGGCGCCCGTATTTTTCTTGATACTTTATACTCTCGCCTGGGAACCCAAGACATCTATTCGACCCTTATGGCCGGCCAGGTGTTTTACGGCTATCGGTTTTAA
- a CDS encoding helix-turn-helix domain-containing protein has product MSRTVMIVVSDNQETIENTKKYWENHDVTVQAYSSAQWREGLDNAFFRQQLTAGVPALISGSSPLNSDVSGNVIQFPTPTASSSNVQKMEELEAHAIENAIVQYKGNLTEAAKALGIGRATLYRKVKQYHIDPSAARKKKVAA; this is encoded by the coding sequence ATGTCACGTACAGTTATGATCGTGGTGAGCGACAACCAGGAAACTATCGAAAACACAAAGAAGTACTGGGAGAATCACGATGTGACAGTTCAAGCTTATTCATCAGCCCAATGGCGTGAAGGCTTGGATAATGCATTTTTCAGACAACAATTAACTGCTGGTGTTCCGGCTTTGATCTCTGGATCAAGTCCGTTGAATTCTGACGTTTCGGGAAATGTTATTCAATTCCCAACGCCAACAGCATCTTCTAGCAACGTCCAAAAAATGGAAGAGCTAGAAGCACACGCGATTGAAAACGCAATCGTCCAATACAAAGGCAACTTGACTGAAGCCGCTAAAGCTTTAGGTATCGGTCGCGCCACTTTGTACCGCAAAGTGAAGCAATACCATATCGATCCTTCGGCAGCTCGTAAGAAAAAAGTGGCTGCTTAA
- a CDS encoding S41 family peptidase has product MKKILAILFFFGCAVGAYFFGVEKAFVNPYPAVCNLVAQKIFLEDEPVKKWHRICLRRQRLVTPYSPRKLVIKDINNVLGLLNVSHLEVFDSAAVKSIWVGESKETGLETDFVDSELVVFKIHPKSPAEKAGFKKGDVITTINGEQPNPWEAQSVAGVYIVQRHQEKIPIKIKTETIQRFEQITFSNFNKDVVIHIPSFQARFFSDEKLQEISEKMAGARRVVVDLRGNSGGNFVAGLRFLSTMICKPSEVGRLVRTRAEKKTSLEMPDDLRDEKQIEVLNSHYEVLLKTFPQKSCYRGELRVLVDGKSASVAEMVGQALKEFRQAKLLGNVSRGQLLVGVWYPLDEVGPGVQISIPEAYYISAQKHRIEGHGVDLDKVLYYDLDELQAGQDTWIKKALD; this is encoded by the coding sequence ATGAAAAAAATCTTAGCGATACTTTTCTTTTTTGGTTGCGCCGTCGGCGCTTATTTCTTTGGCGTAGAAAAAGCCTTCGTCAATCCGTATCCGGCGGTCTGTAATCTTGTCGCCCAAAAAATTTTTTTAGAAGATGAACCGGTAAAAAAATGGCACCGTATCTGTCTGCGCCGCCAGCGTTTGGTGACACCTTATTCACCACGCAAGCTTGTGATTAAAGATATCAATAATGTTTTAGGTCTATTAAACGTGTCCCACTTAGAAGTCTTTGATTCCGCCGCCGTAAAAAGTATTTGGGTCGGGGAAAGCAAGGAAACAGGACTAGAAACCGACTTTGTCGACAGTGAACTTGTGGTTTTTAAAATCCATCCCAAATCTCCGGCGGAAAAAGCCGGATTTAAAAAAGGAGATGTGATCACCACCATCAACGGCGAACAGCCCAATCCCTGGGAAGCACAGTCCGTCGCCGGGGTTTATATCGTTCAACGCCACCAAGAAAAGATTCCTATCAAAATTAAGACTGAAACCATTCAGCGTTTTGAACAAATCACTTTCAGCAATTTTAACAAAGACGTGGTGATTCATATTCCCTCTTTTCAGGCACGCTTTTTTTCGGACGAAAAGCTGCAGGAAATTTCTGAAAAAATGGCCGGGGCCCGCCGGGTCGTCGTGGATTTACGTGGTAACAGCGGCGGAAACTTTGTCGCGGGCTTAAGATTTTTATCCACAATGATTTGTAAGCCGTCTGAAGTCGGTCGTTTGGTAAGGACGCGGGCGGAAAAAAAGACGTCCTTAGAAATGCCCGATGATCTGCGCGATGAAAAACAGATCGAAGTTTTAAATAGTCACTATGAGGTGTTATTAAAAACCTTCCCGCAAAAAAGTTGTTATCGTGGTGAGCTGCGCGTCTTAGTCGACGGCAAATCAGCTTCGGTGGCGGAAATGGTGGGGCAGGCTTTAAAAGAATTCCGTCAGGCCAAACTCTTAGGTAACGTCAGTCGCGGGCAGCTTTTAGTGGGTGTTTGGTATCCGCTGGATGAAGTGGGGCCGGGTGTGCAGATTTCTATTCCGGAAGCTTATTACATCAGTGCGCAAAAGCACCGCATCGAAGGTCATGGTGTTGACCTAGATAAAGTTCTTTACTATGACCTCGATGAGTTACAAGCGGGCCAGGACACGTGGATTAAAAAGGCGCTAGACTAG